In Candidatus Krumholzibacteriia bacterium, the genomic window GTGCCCGATTTCGGGGTTCGATGACAACCCCCCTGATGCAGAACGATCACACAAGTGGCATTGCTGCCCCCTGGATCGGGATCTACGATCCGTCCGTCTGTCGAGACCCCTTCTCGATCGCAACTCGCGGATCTCCCGCGCCCCTCCTCGCGTCGGCCCGGGCCCGTGGGAACCGTGGATCGAAGGCCGGGGGGTGTCCCGGCCGGATCCGGGGGTCGGTCACGCCGTGGGACGCCGCCCGGTGCGGCACCTGGGGCATCGTGGCGCGACCATCCCTCTTCGGATTCGACCGGGCGCCTCCTCGCCCCTTCCGCCGGACGCGTGCCGCACGCGCACCTGCGTCGACCCACGGTTCCCGCGAGTCGAGGGTCTCCGGGCGGGCACCCCCTGTCTCCAGTCCGGAGGACTGCGTCCGTGAACTATCCCGTATGGGACCTCCCGTTCGCGCACGGGCTGCTGATCGCCGTCGTCGCCATCCTGCACGTGTACGTGGCGCACTTCGCGGTGGGCGGCGGTCTGTATCTCGTCGTCGTCGAACACATGGCGCGCCGTCGCAACGACCACGTGTTGTTGGGAACGCTGCAGCGTCACTCCCGCTTCTTCGTGTTGCTCACGCTCGTCTTCGGGGCGATCAGCGGAGTGGGCATCTGGTTCACGATCGGGTTGATCAACCCGGCCGGG contains:
- a CDS encoding cytochrome C; its protein translation is MNYPVWDLPFAHGLLIAVVAILHVYVAHFAVGGGLYLVVVEHMARRRNDHVLLGTLQRHSRFFVLLTLVFGAISGVGIWFTIGLINPAG